In Lotus japonicus ecotype B-129 chromosome 5, LjGifu_v1.2, one genomic interval encodes:
- the LOC130718071 gene encoding putative E3 ubiquitin-protein ligase RF298, giving the protein MGKGVLGFSVVVPDMGNTVDGEEGHDQGCKNKRKLAHPSEFPASLPSSLFEFPRYALPISQSSGDFNLPKLGSDLCGEESEVRMHELVDWNDPIASQLEELLLSNLQTVFRGAIEQIVEFGFSEDIVEMAISRKALYMEEGDPVANIVRDTVNVLKGKDGDPSDIVFENFQNLLHYTMVEMIGVLREVKPSLTVGEAMWVLLICDLNISLACAAEDRLGSVVCNEENSTFSCYPLWNAEAKTFDLIPNCSPPTLKEDSSPNHQNHKYEAPKLRSSLNASISRNPVASEQVKLKEENILVPITAEKPFGASVVTVQECKSGTCSKRHSRKEMATLRQKFLHMEKAYRACGKGGFRSGKITSIGGLVVEKRLKVPSEIPNQKMKCGSSNNASTKGVRSADKSCHVSKTDAPAIPEGVSSGTLPTKDAISTAPITNTNTSAPSTTCKLSSHDTQKILDYCAGIPFDEALGKYVPRNEKDGVFLKLICKVQELQDELQSWNNWANQKVMQVTARVVQLQAEFKALRKEKQEAEQFKKDKKILEENAVKRISEMENAVENTKTQMESASSATLVLEAENALLKKELDAAKSWGLKSATSYQQALEREQIALKQVQSWEGQKSLLRDELEREKLKLSNLLQEQDKEKSRQARLEGRFERERVATGKVLAQAASFRKEREQIEARIKLEEDKIRKKAASDLQDYVEHIAKLENELVELKLKSDSEKIAALRRCIDGRNSSFSRTRKSTPMVKGNKKSEISQTPVSFQDQLEDSSVRRERECVMCLSEEMSVVFLPCAHQVVCPDCNELHEKQGMKECPSCRAPIQHRVHARFAGQ; this is encoded by the exons ATGGGCAAAGGTGTGTTGGGCTTTAGTGTAGTTGTTCCGGATATGGGCAATACTGTTGATGGTGAGGAAGGGCATGATCAAGGGTGTAAGAACAAGAGAAAATTAGCTCATCCATCTGAGTTTCCTGCTAGTTTGCCCTCATCTCTGTTTGAGTTTCCTCGGTATGCTTTACCGATATCACAAAGCTCGGGTGACTTTAATTTGCCGAAGTTAGGGTCAGATTTGTGTGGAGAAGAATCAGAAGTGCGTATGCATGAGCTTGTGGATTGGAATGATCCTATTGCAAGCCAGCTGGAGGAGTTACTCTTGTCCAATTTGCAAACAGTTTTCCGTGGTGCTATCGAGCAGATTGTTGAATTTGGCTTTAGTGAGGATATAGTTGAGATGGCCATTTCAAGGAAGGCCCTTTACATGGAGGAAGGAGATCCTGTCGCAAATATTGTACGTGACACAGTGAATGTTTTGAAGGGAAAAGATGGTGACCCTTCAGACATTGTATTTGAAAATTTCCAGAACTTGCTGCATTACACCATGGTGGAGATGATCGGTGTACTTCGTGAAGTTAAACCCTCCCTGACAGTGGGTGAAGCCATGTGGGTTTTGCTGATATGTGACTTGAATATTTCACTTGCCTGTGCAGCAGAAGATCGTTTGGGCAGTGTTGTTTGTAATGAGGAAAACTCTACCTTTTCTTGCTATCCCCTATGGAACGCAGAGGCTAAAACCTTTGATCTAATTCCAAATTGCAGTCCACCAACTCTGAAGGAGGACTCATCCCCCAACCACCAGAATCATAAGTATGAAGCACCTAAGCTTCGAAGCAGCCTAAATGCATCAATCAGTCGAAATCCTGTTGCTTCAGAACAGGTAAAGCTTAAGGAAGAGAATATTTTAGTGCCAATCACTGCAGAGAAACCCTTCGGAGCTTCTGTGGTTACTGTGCAGGAATGTAAATCAGGAACTTGTTCTAAGCGGCATTCTAGAAAAGAAATGGCAACACTTAGGCAAAAGTTCCTTCATATGGAAAAAGCTTACAGGGCTTGTGGAAAAGGGGGGTTTAGATCAGGGAAGATTACAAGCATTGGAGGTTTGGTTGTTGAGAAAAGACTGAAGGTACCATCTGAAATTCCTAATCAGAAAATGAAATGTGGCTCCTCAAATAATGCAAGTACAAAAGGAGTTCGCTCTGCAGATAAATCATGCCATGTTTCAAAAACAGATGCACCAGCTATACCTGAAGGAGTTAGCTCTGGAACATTACCCACAAAGGATGCAATATCTACTGCTCCCATAACGAATACAAACACTTCAGCACCGAGCACTACATGCAAACTAAGCTCACATGACACACAAAAGATCCTTGATTACTGTGCTGGTATTCCTTTTGATGAAGCTTTGGGTAAGTATGTTCCGCGAAATGAGAAGGATGgagtatttttgaaattaatatgtAAAGTGCAAGAATTGCAGGATGAGCTACAAAGCTGGAACAACTGGGCAAATCAGAAGGTTATGCAGGTTACTGCTAGGGTTGTCCAACTGCAGGCTGAGTTTAAGGCTTTGAGGAAGGAGAAACAAGAAGCTGAACAGTttaaaaaagataagaaaattTTGGAGGAGAATGCTGTGAAGAGAATATCTGAAATGGAGAATGCTGTCGAAAATACTAAAACGCAAATGGAGAGTGCTAGTTCTGCTACCCTTGTGCTAGAGGCAGAAAACGCCTTGCTAAAGAAGGAGTTGGATGCTGCTAAGTCGTGGGGTTTAAAGTCAGCGACAAGCTATCAACAAGCACTCGAGAGAGAGCAGATCGCTCTTAAACAGGTTCAGTCATGGGAAGGCCAGAAGAGTTTGCTTCGAGATGAGCTTGAGAGAGAGAAACTCAAATTATCAAACCTGCTACAGGAGCAAGACAAGGAGAAAAGTCGTCAAGCCAGGCTTGAG GGTAGATTTGAAAGAGAAAGAGTTGCAACAGGAAAGGTCCTTGCACAGGCTGCATCCTTTAGAAAGGAAAGAGAACAAATTGAAGCTCGCATAAAACTTGAGGAGGATAAGATTAGAAAGAAGGCAGCTAGTGATCTGCAGGATTATGTGGAACATATTGCAAAGCTAGAGAACGAGCTGGTTGAACTGAAACTAAAATCTGATTCTGAAAAAATAGCAGCACTGCGCAGGTGTATTGACGGACGAAATAGCAGTTTCTCAAGAACCAGGAAGAGCACTCCAATGGTGAAGGGAAACAAGAAATCTGAAATATCACAAACTCCAGTGAGCTTCCAAGACCAATTGGAAGACTCGAGTGTGAGGCGGGAGCGGGAGTGTGTCATGTGCTTGTCCGAGGAGATGTCAGTAGTTTTTCTGCCATGCGCACATCAGGTCGTGTGTCCAGATTGTAACGAGCTCCATGAGAAGCAGGGGATGAAGGAATGCCCTTCATGCAGGGCTCCAATCCAACACAGGGTTCATGCTAGATTTGCTGGGCAATAA
- the LOC130718133 gene encoding uncharacterized protein LOC130718133, which produces MLKLLNKNLRRFLSRLRWPTRRRSRSKVVVISKLGKNDHHHETSPSTNFSSTVHPNAQMGSPKPDKTIRVATFNAALFSMAPALPKPPTFDDENGVALKTGLNSRSKSTNERPKSILKQSQSQSQSNSEENLISKQQKMTRSKTRVSINLPDNEISLLRNRQSSFSEHDKEGGGGGGAWFLGNNGVHHHHNHHRRGSSRTLVEVLREVDADVLGLQDVKAEEENGMKPLSDLAAALGMNYVFAESWAPEYGNAVLSKWPIKRWNAHKIFDHTDFRNVLKATIDVPQSGEFNFYCTHLDHLDENWRMKQINSIIQSSDEPHILAGGLNSLDESDYSHERWTDIVKYYEEMGKPTPKVEVMKHLKSKDYTDAKDYAGEYESVVMIAKGQSVQGTCKYGTRVDYILSSSNSPYKFVPGSYLVLSSKGTSDHHIVKVDVMKVNNNPQENVTKKPQQPRKKIVRITQSAPSKGIWKIHTGDLD; this is translated from the exons ATGCTCAAGCTCCTCAACAAGAACCTCCGCCGCTTCCTCTCCCGTCTCCGGTGGCCAACTCGCCGCCGGTCAAGGTCCAAAGTGGTGGTGATCAGCAAATTAGGGAAAAATGACCACCACCACGAAACATCACCAAGCACCAATTTTTCCTCCACAGTTCACCCAAACGCTCAAATGGGTAGCCCGAAACCCGATAAAACAATTCGGGTCGCGACGTTCAACGCTGCCCTGTTCTCCATGGCACCGGCGCTTCCAAAACCACCAACCTTCGACGACGAAAACGGCGTCGCTTTGAAAACCGGCCTCAATTCGCGATCGAAATCCACCAACGAGCGACCCAAGAGCATTCTCAAGCAATCTCAATCGCAATCTCAATCGAATTCCGAAGAAAACCTAATCAGCAAGCAACAGAAGATGACGCGATCGAAGACGAGGGTTTCAATCAATCTACCAGACAACGAGATTTCGCTGCTGCGAAACCGACAATCGAGCTTCTCTGAACACGACAAggagggaggaggaggaggaggagcatggTTTTTGGGTAACAATGgggtccaccaccaccacaaccaccaccggAGAGGTAGCAGCAGAACGCTGGTGGAGGTGTTGAGAGAGGTGGATGCTGATGTGCTGGGTTTGCAGGACGTGAAGGCGGAGGAAGAGAACGGAATGAAGCCGCTGTCGGATTTGGCGGCGGCGCTGGGAATGAACTACGTGTTTGCTGAAAGCTGGGCGCCGGAGTACGGCAATGCTGTCTTGTCTAAGTGGCCCATCAAACGATGGAATGCTCACAAAATCTTTGATCACACTGATTTCAG GAATGTTCTGAAGGCCACCATTGATGTTCCTCAATCAGGTGAATTCAACTTTTACTGCACTCACCTTGATCATCTCGATGAGAATTGGCGTATGAAGCAGATAAATTCAATAATACAATCTTCTGATGAGCCTCACATCTTAGCTGGGGGCCTTAattcacttgatgaatctgaTTACTCTCATGAAAGATGGACTGACATTGTAAAG TACTATGAAGAGATGGGAAAGCCAACACCAAAGGTTGAAGTGATGAAACATCTCAAGAGTAAAGACTACACAGATGCTAAAGATTATGCAGGGGAATACGAGTCAGTTGTAATGATCGCCAAGGGCCAAA GCGTCCAAGGGACGTGTAAGTATGGAACTCGGGTTGACTACATACTATCGTCCTCAAATTCTCCATACAAGTTTGTTCCGGGTTCGTATTTAGTCCTTTCTTCCAAAGGGACATCAGATCATCACATTGTGAAAGTTGATGTGATGAAGGTGAACAACAATCCTCAAGAAAATGTGACAAAGAAACCGCAACAACCGAGAAAGAAAATTGTCAGAATAACACAATCAGCTCCTTCAAAGGGTATCTGGAAAATACACACTGGAGATTTAGATTGA